The Acidobacteriota bacterium genome includes a window with the following:
- the gcvT gene encoding glycine cleavage system aminomethyltransferase GcvT: protein MTDSAAPLKRTPLHGTHVDLGARMVPFGGWDMPVEYSGITAEHLAVRTAAGLFDVSHMGEVEIAGKGALEAVQHITSNDASKLQVGQIQYSGLTSPEGTFVDDLLVYRFGPSHYLLVINAGNIDQDWEWISTRAKEASPDVAIVNSSNRYALIAIQGPRAQEILQEQTAIDLAAIKYYWFAHGEIAAVRGTVSRTGYTGEDGFEIMIPPAMAPTVWDALMQAGKPHGLIPAGLGARDTLRLEAAMRLHGNDIDQTTTVVEADLNWIVGWNKTEFLGRDVLHAQKANGTAKILVGFEMTERAIGRHGHPVFHNGQQVGVVTSGTQTPFLKKAIGMAYVPPTLKAPGTELEIDIRGRRAKAVVVPMPFYKRPKKS, encoded by the coding sequence ATGACTGATTCCGCCGCTCCACTGAAACGCACCCCGCTTCACGGTACGCACGTCGACCTCGGCGCCCGCATGGTCCCCTTTGGTGGGTGGGACATGCCTGTCGAGTACTCGGGCATTACCGCGGAACACCTCGCCGTGCGCACGGCGGCCGGCCTGTTCGACGTCTCCCACATGGGCGAAGTCGAAATTGCCGGCAAGGGCGCCCTCGAGGCCGTCCAGCACATCACCAGCAACGATGCCTCGAAACTGCAGGTCGGCCAGATCCAGTATTCGGGCCTGACCTCGCCCGAAGGCACGTTCGTGGACGACCTGCTGGTCTACCGCTTCGGGCCGTCACATTACCTCCTGGTCATCAACGCCGGCAACATCGACCAGGACTGGGAATGGATCTCGACACGGGCCAAGGAAGCCTCGCCCGACGTGGCGATCGTCAACTCCAGTAACCGCTACGCGCTGATTGCCATCCAGGGGCCGCGCGCGCAGGAGATCCTGCAAGAGCAGACCGCCATCGACCTGGCCGCCATCAAGTACTACTGGTTCGCCCACGGCGAGATTGCCGCCGTCCGCGGCACCGTCTCGCGCACCGGCTATACCGGCGAGGATGGCTTCGAGATCATGATCCCCCCCGCGATGGCGCCCACCGTGTGGGACGCGCTGATGCAGGCGGGGAAGCCACACGGCCTGATTCCGGCCGGCCTGGGCGCGCGCGACACGCTGCGCCTCGAAGCCGCCATGCGCCTGCACGGCAACGACATCGACCAGACCACCACCGTCGTCGAAGCCGACCTCAACTGGATTGTCGGCTGGAACAAGACCGAGTTCCTGGGCCGCGACGTGCTGCACGCGCAGAAGGCCAACGGCACGGCGAAAATCCTGGTGGGCTTCGAGATGACCGAACGGGCCATTGGCCGCCACGGACATCCGGTGTTCCACAACGGCCAGCAGGTGGGCGTCGTGACGAGCGGCACCCAGACCCCGTTTTTGAAGAAGGCCATCGGTATGGCCTACGTGCCGCCGACGCTGAAGGCGCCGGGCACCGAGCTCGAGATCGACATTCGCGGCCGCCGCGCCAAGGCGGTGGTTGTTCCCATGCCCTTTTACAAACGTCCCAAGAAGAGCTGA
- the gcvH gene encoding glycine cleavage system protein GcvH: MAYPTDLQYTKEHEWIRVDGDTGTIGITDFAQQQLGDVVYVELPEVGSTMTAGQVFGTIESVKAVSELFAPVTGEVVATNGDLKDRPDQVNSKPHESWMVKVKMTNPGEAASLMDAAAYEALIAK; the protein is encoded by the coding sequence ATGGCCTATCCGACCGACCTCCAGTACACGAAAGAGCACGAGTGGATCCGCGTGGACGGTGACACCGGCACCATTGGCATCACCGACTTTGCCCAGCAGCAGTTGGGCGACGTCGTCTACGTCGAGCTTCCCGAGGTGGGTTCGACGATGACCGCCGGCCAGGTGTTCGGCACCATTGAGTCGGTGAAGGCCGTGTCGGAACTGTTTGCGCCGGTGACGGGCGAAGTGGTGGCCACCAACGGCGACCTGAAGGACCGCCCCGACCAGGTCAACAGCAAGCCGCACGAGTCGTGGATGGTGAAGGTCAAGATGACCAACCCCGGTGAAGCCGCGTCCTTGATGGATGCCGCGGCGTACGAAGCGCTGATCGCGAAATGA
- the gcvP gene encoding aminomethyl-transferring glycine dehydrogenase: protein MKPAPFLDPLDTFAPRHIGPRGDDVAAMLKQVGAASLDQLIDEAIPASIRLKAPLDLPPAESESTYLARLKGIGKKNKVFRSFIGLGYSDTLVPSVIRRNLFENTGWYTPYTPYQAEIAQGRLESLLNFQTMVTDLTGMAVANASLLDEGTAAGEAMTLLHRVQGKKLGDANGTFLVSDRCFPQTIAVLRSRAEPLGIELKIGPVDQMPLGEPLVFGALVQYPDEAGRLEDLKPFVDKAHAAGVRVAVATDLLALALATSPGEMGADVVFGNSQRFGVPLGFGGPHAAFFATSQEYVRHMPGRVIGVSVDSHGHRAYRMALQTREQHIRREKATSNICTAQALLANMAAMYAVYHGPEGIKAIASRVHTFARSLEGALASLGYQQSNLQYFDTLRIKTDAAKVKTIRAAAEQSQINFRYVGDTEIGIALDETVTTADLTAMLEVFAAAAGKKGTAVALDAKGAQPPSWPASLRRTSAYLTHPVFNTHRSESEMMRYIRSLERKDVGLDTSMIPLGSCTMKLNAATEMYPVSWEEFSRMHPFAPADQTEGYRQICAELEAALCTITGFAAVSLQPNSGAQGEFAGLAVMRAYHQSRGDAARDVILIPSSAHGTNPASAVMAGFKVVVTATDANGNVDVADLKKKAVEHAKVLAGLMITYPSTHGVFEDSIRDICATIHQHGGQVYMDGANMNAQVGLTSPATIGADVCHLNLHKTFAIPHGGGGPGMGPIGVAKHLAPFLPGHPLVNVASGAEDVASGFSRTQAIPPVSAAPWGSASILLISYAYIRMLGASGVTDATRFAILNANYIKSRLEKHYDVLYTRENGRVAHEMIFDLRAFKAKGVEEGDVAKRLMDYGFHAPTVSFPVPGTLMIEPTESEPKAELDRFCDALIAIRQEIEEVITGKADPKDNVLKHAPHTAAAVSADAWPHAYSREKAAYPLPWVRANKFWPTVGRIDNPYGDRNLVCVCPPIESYT from the coding sequence ATGAAACCAGCCCCCTTTCTCGACCCTCTCGACACATTTGCCCCTCGCCACATCGGTCCTCGCGGCGACGACGTCGCGGCGATGCTCAAGCAAGTGGGCGCCGCGTCACTCGATCAACTGATCGATGAGGCCATTCCCGCCAGCATCCGGCTCAAGGCGCCGCTCGATCTGCCGCCGGCCGAAAGCGAATCCACCTACCTTGCGCGGTTGAAGGGAATTGGGAAGAAGAACAAGGTCTTCCGCAGTTTTATCGGCCTGGGCTACTCCGACACGCTCGTGCCGAGCGTGATCCGCCGCAACCTGTTCGAGAACACCGGCTGGTACACCCCTTATACGCCGTACCAGGCCGAGATCGCGCAGGGGCGGCTCGAGTCGCTGCTCAACTTCCAGACCATGGTCACCGACCTCACGGGGATGGCGGTGGCCAACGCGTCGCTGCTCGACGAAGGCACGGCGGCCGGCGAGGCCATGACGCTGCTGCACCGCGTGCAGGGCAAGAAACTGGGCGATGCCAACGGCACGTTCCTGGTGTCGGACCGCTGCTTCCCGCAGACGATTGCGGTGCTGCGCAGCCGCGCGGAACCGCTGGGCATCGAGTTGAAGATTGGGCCTGTCGACCAGATGCCGCTCGGCGAGCCGCTGGTGTTTGGCGCGCTGGTCCAGTATCCAGACGAGGCCGGCCGCCTGGAGGACCTGAAGCCGTTCGTCGACAAGGCGCACGCCGCCGGCGTGCGCGTGGCGGTGGCGACCGACCTGCTGGCGCTGGCGCTGGCGACCTCGCCGGGCGAGATGGGCGCCGACGTGGTGTTCGGCAACTCGCAGCGCTTCGGCGTGCCGCTCGGATTCGGCGGCCCGCACGCCGCGTTCTTCGCGACCAGCCAGGAGTATGTCCGGCACATGCCGGGCCGCGTGATCGGCGTGTCGGTCGACTCGCATGGCCATCGCGCCTACCGCATGGCCCTGCAGACGCGCGAACAGCACATCCGCCGCGAGAAGGCGACCTCGAACATTTGCACCGCGCAGGCGCTGCTCGCCAACATGGCGGCGATGTACGCCGTGTATCACGGCCCAGAGGGCATCAAGGCGATTGCATCGCGCGTCCACACGTTTGCGCGCTCGCTCGAGGGCGCGCTGGCTTCGCTTGGCTACCAGCAGTCGAACCTGCAGTACTTCGACACGCTGCGCATCAAGACCGACGCCGCGAAGGTCAAGACCATCCGCGCCGCGGCGGAGCAGAGCCAGATCAACTTCCGTTACGTCGGCGACACCGAGATCGGGATTGCGCTCGACGAGACCGTGACCACTGCCGACCTCACCGCGATGCTCGAGGTGTTCGCGGCCGCCGCCGGCAAGAAGGGCACCGCCGTGGCCCTCGACGCCAAGGGCGCCCAGCCGCCGTCGTGGCCCGCCAGCCTGCGCCGCACCAGCGCGTACCTGACCCACCCCGTGTTCAACACGCATCGCTCCGAGAGCGAGATGATGCGCTACATCCGCAGTCTCGAGCGCAAGGACGTGGGGCTCGACACGTCGATGATTCCGCTCGGCTCGTGCACCATGAAGCTCAACGCCGCGACCGAGATGTACCCGGTGTCGTGGGAAGAGTTCTCGCGGATGCACCCGTTCGCGCCGGCGGATCAAACCGAAGGCTACCGGCAGATCTGCGCGGAACTCGAGGCCGCGCTCTGCACCATTACCGGCTTTGCCGCCGTGTCGCTGCAGCCCAACTCGGGGGCGCAGGGCGAGTTTGCCGGCTTGGCCGTCATGCGCGCGTATCACCAGTCGCGCGGTGACGCGGCGCGCGATGTCATCCTGATCCCGTCATCGGCGCATGGCACCAATCCCGCGAGCGCCGTGATGGCCGGCTTCAAGGTCGTCGTCACGGCGACGGATGCCAACGGCAATGTGGATGTGGCTGACCTGAAGAAGAAGGCTGTAGAGCACGCCAAGGTGCTTGCCGGCCTGATGATCACCTACCCCTCGACACACGGCGTGTTCGAGGATTCGATCCGTGACATCTGTGCCACTATTCACCAGCACGGCGGCCAGGTCTACATGGACGGCGCCAACATGAACGCGCAGGTGGGTCTGACGAGCCCGGCTACGATTGGCGCGGACGTGTGCCACCTGAACCTCCACAAGACCTTCGCCATTCCGCACGGCGGCGGTGGTCCCGGCATGGGGCCGATCGGAGTGGCCAAGCATCTCGCGCCATTCCTCCCCGGCCATCCGCTCGTGAATGTGGCGTCCGGCGCGGAAGATGTAGCGTCCGGCTTTAGCCGGACCCAAGCCATTCCCCCAGTCTCCGCAGCGCCGTGGGGTAGCGCCAGCATCCTGCTAATCTCCTACGCCTACATCCGGATGCTGGGCGCGTCGGGCGTCACCGATGCCACGCGCTTTGCGATTCTCAACGCCAACTACATCAAGTCGCGGCTCGAGAAGCACTACGACGTGTTGTATACGCGTGAGAACGGCCGTGTCGCGCACGAGATGATCTTCGACCTGCGCGCCTTCAAGGCCAAGGGCGTGGAAGAGGGCGACGTCGCCAAGCGGCTGATGGACTACGGGTTCCATGCGCCGACGGTGTCGTTCCCGGTGCCCGGCACGCTGATGATTGAGCCAACCGAGAGCGAGCCGAAGGCTGAACTCGATCGCTTCTGTGATGCGCTCATTGCCATCCGCCAGGAGATCGAGGAAGTGATCACCGGCAAGGCTGATCCGAAGGATAACGTGCTGAAGCACGCGCCGCACACGGCCGCGGCCGTCTCGGCCGATGCCTGGCCGCACGCCTACTCGCGCGAGAAGGCGGCCTACCCGCTGCCCTGGGTGCGCGCCAACAAGTTCTGGCCGACCGTGGGCCGCATCGACAACCCCTACGGCGACAGAAACCTCGTCTGCGTCTGCCCGCCGATCGAATCCTACACGTAG
- a CDS encoding aminotransferase class IV yields the protein MSAYVNVNGVITDAAHAVIPVYDHGFLYGEGVYEVFRTYRGVPFLFDRHQARLRASAARIALDVPFSDDEVLQRSLATMAAAGLGPASAQGSGAASEAYVRILLTRGVGEITYDPAACPVPSLVIIAKPLPQAPAAHYEQGTKVVMVEDIIRNHPASVSPLIKSNNLINNALGMQQAIRAGAQEAIFRNYRGELAECAQSNLFIVSKGVVKTPPVDAGLLAGITRAFTMEVGTAAGIRCEEAVLKDQDLFGADEAFFTSTTKEIVPIVLVDDKKIGDGQVGPITKRLLAEYRRVAYV from the coding sequence ATGAGCGCTTACGTGAACGTCAACGGCGTGATTACCGACGCCGCCCACGCCGTGATCCCGGTTTACGACCACGGCTTTCTCTATGGCGAAGGGGTCTACGAGGTCTTTCGGACCTATCGGGGCGTGCCGTTCCTGTTCGACCGCCACCAGGCGCGCCTGCGGGCCTCGGCGGCGCGCATCGCCCTGGATGTGCCGTTCTCGGATGACGAGGTGCTGCAGCGGTCGCTGGCGACGATGGCTGCGGCTGGACTAGGACCCGCCTCCGCACAAGGCTCCGGCGCGGCAAGCGAAGCGTACGTGCGCATTCTGCTGACCCGCGGCGTCGGCGAGATCACCTACGACCCGGCCGCGTGCCCGGTTCCGTCGCTCGTAATCATCGCCAAGCCACTCCCTCAGGCGCCGGCGGCGCACTACGAGCAGGGCACCAAGGTGGTGATGGTGGAAGACATCATCCGTAACCATCCCGCGTCGGTGTCGCCGCTGATCAAGAGCAACAACCTGATTAACAACGCCCTGGGCATGCAACAGGCCATTCGCGCCGGGGCACAAGAGGCGATCTTCCGCAACTATCGCGGCGAGCTGGCGGAGTGCGCCCAGTCGAACCTGTTCATCGTCTCGAAGGGCGTGGTGAAGACGCCGCCCGTTGATGCGGGCCTGCTCGCGGGCATCACGCGTGCGTTCACCATGGAAGTGGGGACGGCCGCCGGCATCCGCTGCGAAGAAGCGGTCTTGAAGGATCAGGATCTGTTCGGGGCGGACGAGGCGTTCTTCACCAGCACGACCAAGGAAATCGTCCCGATCGTCCTGGTTGACGACAAGAAGATCGGTGATGGGCAGGTCGGGCCCATCACCAAGAGGTTGCTAGCGGAGTATCGGCGCGTCGCCTACGTGTAG